TTATTTTAAAAACCAATAGTGGATTATAAATATTATTTTTCACACCTAAACAGTAAATAGATATAGCCTTATTCTTCTCTAGTTTGTGGTAAAGAGAAGTCTTGACCCCGTCTAAGAGTAAAATATCTACTTTTAAACCTTTATTAGAATATTTTAAGCAGGTATCAACTATTAATTTTTCTGCACCTCCAGAATTTAAAGAATTTATTATTTGAAGAATTCTCATTTTTTTAACTTGTTAATATAAAGCACATATAAATAAAGAGCAGCACCAAAAGGTACAGAAAATAATGTAAGCCAAGGTTTGGGGCTTTTGTTTAAAAACTTAAAATCCTTTAATTGAATAGAATGTGACACGTAATGGATAGCATTTTTTAAACGTACTTTTAAATAGTTTGAATGTTTTAAAGCATTAACACGTGCATATCGGAATCCTTTCGGGTGTCGGTAATATTGTTTAACAATATTTCTTGAAGAACCGTCTTCTAAATATTCAACAATACAAAGTATATTATTTAAACATCCTAGTTTATATTTTTTGTCAATTTGCAGGTATAGCGTACCTAACGGCACAAAGCGTTCGTTCGGAAATATTGGATAAGGAGGGAACTGCTTCACGATTGAGGTGCGCAATACGAGTTTTTTATCTCCTGTAACCTTATGCTTGTTATGCAAATCTTCCAATGTTGTAAAACTTATACTATCAGGTATGGAATGTCCAATAACACTTCCATTTTTATACGCATCTAAACCAATAAAACCAGCAAGGTCCTTAGGTTTGTTTTTTAGTGTATTCCAATAATTCAGAATGTTTTCAACGGCATCATTGGGCATATAATCATCAGAATCTATACAAACATTTAGTTCGGTCTTTATTAATCTGTATGCGGCATTATGGGCCCCGTGCATACCCTGATTGTCTTGGTAGTGGTATTGGATGTTGATTTTGTTTTCTTGCATCCAACTATTAACTAGTTCTTTTGTGTTGTCAATTGATCCGTCATCAATAATTAACCAAATAAAGTTATTTTTGGTTTGAGCGATCAAACTATTGTAACACTGGTATAAGCAATAAGCACGATTGAAAGACGGAGTAAATATGGTTAATGTCTCCATTAATTATAATTTAAGAATAATAAACAAAATACATTAAAAATGTAAAAGAAAAGTATACTGCCATAATTTTGACGAGCATTAAGTGATGATGTTTAAACATCGGTTGTTTAAGTAATGGGTAAAAAATAACAATGGCCATCATAAACCAGGATAAATAAGCAAACCGATTGGAAAAGTTAGCCCGTATTATCAAAACCCAAAAACCATTACAAATAAGATAAGTGTTTAATAATTGATTGTAAAAGGCATCCTTAAACTTCTTTTTATATATAAAATACCAACCAGCGAACACAGCAAAAAAGCTATGAAACAAAAAATCCCAGCGAAATCCAGGGATGCCTCCTCCTAAATCACCAGAAAGATAGCCTGATAATCTTTCTCCAAAGCCTAAACTAGAGAAAATTGAAATCCAAACGCCCCCCATAGCTAATGATAGAGGTATGCATATAACCCAAGCTTTAAGGTAAAATTTAGGTTGATTATATAAATAGGTTAATAAATACGCGAGTACAGGAAGCATAATGGTTTTATGAAACAATATAGCCCATATAAAAAATAGGCCCATAATAATTTTTTTATGCCTAAAACAAAGTCCCCAAAGAAACAACGAAGCTGCTACACCATTTCTAACCCCATTAACTCCATAGGTATAGAAAGAAAACGAAACGATAAAGGCAAAGAATACATAGTACCAGTAAGAATGAAATAGTTGTTTCGAAATTTTATACATAGGAAAAATGTAAAGAAAAGCGCAGATAGTAAAAAAGGTATGAACAGAAACAATATTTGATAATGTTTTCATGAAAAAATGCCAACCCAAATCAGTGCTTTCTGTAATTTGCCCACCATTGCTATAAGCCCTAAATGCCTTGAAATAATTTATAGTATCTCCAAAACCAAAACGTGAGGTTATGGGTCTTTGACCAATTAATAAAGTTATAAAAATGAGTATAAATATTCCCATCACATTTATAAAGCGTAAATTT
This genomic stretch from Flavobacteriaceae bacterium GSB9 harbors:
- a CDS encoding EpsG family protein, with amino-acid sequence MMDLIPGKYFYDIYIYTCLFSILCILLHAFALDIHDKKNLRFINVMGIFILIFITLLIGQRPITSRFGFGDTINYFKAFRAYSNGGQITESTDLGWHFFMKTLSNIVSVHTFFTICAFLYIFPMYKISKQLFHSYWYYVFFAFIVSFSFYTYGVNGVRNGVAASLFLWGLCFRHKKIIMGLFFIWAILFHKTIMLPVLAYLLTYLYNQPKFYLKAWVICIPLSLAMGGVWISIFSSLGFGERLSGYLSGDLGGGIPGFRWDFLFHSFFAVFAGWYFIYKKKFKDAFYNQLLNTYLICNGFWVLIIRANFSNRFAYLSWFMMAIVIFYPLLKQPMFKHHHLMLVKIMAVYFSFTFLMYFVYYS
- a CDS encoding glycosyltransferase family 2 protein: METLTIFTPSFNRAYCLYQCYNSLIAQTKNNFIWLIIDDGSIDNTKELVNSWMQENKINIQYHYQDNQGMHGAHNAAYRLIKTELNVCIDSDDYMPNDAVENILNYWNTLKNKPKDLAGFIGLDAYKNGSVIGHSIPDSISFTTLEDLHNKHKVTGDKKLVLRTSIVKQFPPYPIFPNERFVPLGTLYLQIDKKYKLGCLNNILCIVEYLEDGSSRNIVKQYYRHPKGFRYARVNALKHSNYLKVRLKNAIHYVSHSIQLKDFKFLNKSPKPWLTLFSVPFGAALYLYVLYINKLKK